In Streptomyces longhuiensis, the following proteins share a genomic window:
- a CDS encoding SsgA family sporulation/cell division regulator: MSDVEQYARARIVTDSPDEAPPVSAVLSYDGRVHVTVPEEGDWYFTRELLEEGLRAPTTVGDIHIWPCGRVQAVMEFHSPKGVAVVQFEKKALVRFLRRTYTTATPVAR, from the coding sequence ATGTCTGACGTCGAGCAGTACGCACGCGCGCGCATCGTCACGGACTCCCCCGACGAGGCACCGCCCGTCTCCGCAGTCCTGAGCTACGACGGACGCGTCCACGTCACCGTCCCCGAAGAGGGCGACTGGTACTTCACCCGCGAGCTCCTGGAAGAGGGGCTGCGCGCCCCGACCACCGTGGGCGACATCCACATCTGGCCCTGCGGCCGCGTCCAGGCCGTCATGGAGTTCCACTCGCCGAAAGGGGTGGCGGTCGTGCAGTTCGAGAAGAAGGCGCTGGTGCGCTTCCTCCGCCGGACGTACACGACCGCCACCCCGGTGGCCCGCTGA
- a CDS encoding energy-coupling factor ABC transporter ATP-binding protein, producing the protein MDAVTVSPAPLSPASLEVGGLAYAYPDGHQALFGVDLTIGRGERVALLGPNGAGKTTLVLHLNGILTGGAGTVTVAGLPVGKRHMAEIRRKVGIVFQDPDDQLFMPTVREDVAFGPAAAGVKGPELEARVHKALAQVGMADFADRPPHHLSFGQRRRVAVATVLVMEPEILVLDEPSSNLDPASRRELADILRSLDVTVLMVTHDLPYALELCPRSVILSEGVIAADGTTGDLLADEDLMRAHRLELPFGFDPKSVKV; encoded by the coding sequence ATGGATGCTGTGACTGTTTCCCCCGCCCCGCTCTCCCCCGCCTCCCTCGAGGTCGGTGGCCTCGCCTACGCCTACCCCGACGGGCACCAGGCCCTCTTCGGCGTCGACCTGACCATCGGCCGCGGTGAGCGCGTCGCCCTGCTCGGGCCCAACGGCGCGGGCAAGACGACCCTCGTACTGCATCTCAACGGCATCCTCACCGGCGGCGCCGGCACCGTGACCGTCGCCGGTCTGCCCGTCGGCAAGCGGCACATGGCCGAGATCCGGCGCAAGGTCGGCATCGTCTTCCAGGACCCCGACGACCAGCTCTTCATGCCGACCGTCCGCGAGGACGTGGCCTTCGGGCCCGCCGCGGCCGGGGTGAAGGGGCCCGAACTCGAGGCCCGCGTGCACAAGGCCCTGGCCCAGGTCGGCATGGCCGACTTCGCCGACCGGCCGCCGCACCACCTCTCCTTCGGGCAGCGCCGCCGCGTCGCGGTCGCCACCGTCCTCGTCATGGAGCCCGAGATCCTCGTCCTGGACGAGCCGTCGTCGAACCTCGACCCGGCCTCGCGCCGTGAACTCGCCGACATCCTCCGGTCGTTGGACGTCACCGTGCTGATGGTCACGCACGACCTGCCGTACGCGCTCGAACTCTGCCCGCGCTCGGTGATCCTCAGCGAGGGCGTGATCGCGGCCGACGGGACGACCGGCGACCTCCTCGCCGACGAGGACCTCATGCGCGCACACCGCCTGGAGCTCCCCTTCGGCTTCGACCCGAAGTCCGTGAAGGTCTGA
- a CDS encoding serine hydrolase domain-containing protein codes for MNGTVATGFEPVREAFARNFETLGERGAGVVVHRGGHKVVDLWAGTRDVSGGAPWERGTAQIMRSATKGVAAAALLLLHQRGELDLDAPVSAYWPEFKEHGKEHVSVRDVLAHRAGVPALDHPLTVAEAADPDTGAAAVAAQAPAWEPGTDHGYHAQTYSWLTGELVRRVTGRTVGAWIAEHIAAPVGADLWVGLPDAEAHRAGIVGPVEPPAAPGGLRTRPKRNVADAYTDPDSLTRRAFGAIHPAPDENDPAYRAAELPASNGVATAEGLSRFYASLIGEVDGGTRLFTPDTMEAARTEASSGADRVLVVPTRFGLGYMLHGVASPLLGPGSFGHPGRGGALGFADPESGIAFGYVTNGQQKGVTADPRAQALVRAVRSSLAG; via the coding sequence ATGAACGGCACAGTGGCCACCGGATTCGAACCGGTCAGGGAAGCGTTCGCCCGTAACTTCGAGACGCTCGGCGAGCGCGGCGCGGGCGTGGTCGTGCACCGCGGCGGACACAAGGTCGTCGACCTGTGGGCCGGCACCCGCGACGTGAGCGGCGGCGCCCCCTGGGAGCGCGGCACCGCCCAGATCATGCGCTCCGCCACGAAGGGCGTGGCCGCCGCCGCGCTGCTCCTCCTGCACCAGCGAGGAGAGCTCGACCTGGACGCGCCGGTCAGCGCCTACTGGCCCGAGTTCAAGGAGCACGGCAAGGAGCACGTCAGCGTCCGCGACGTCCTCGCGCACCGCGCCGGCGTCCCCGCGCTCGACCACCCGCTGACCGTGGCCGAGGCCGCCGACCCCGACACCGGCGCCGCGGCCGTCGCCGCCCAGGCCCCCGCCTGGGAACCCGGCACCGACCACGGCTACCACGCACAGACCTACAGCTGGCTCACCGGCGAGCTCGTGCGCCGCGTCACCGGCCGCACCGTCGGCGCCTGGATCGCCGAGCACATAGCCGCCCCCGTCGGCGCCGACCTCTGGGTCGGGCTGCCCGACGCCGAGGCGCACCGGGCCGGAATCGTCGGCCCCGTCGAACCGCCGGCCGCGCCCGGCGGCCTGCGCACCCGCCCCAAGAGGAACGTCGCCGACGCGTACACCGACCCCGACTCCCTGACCCGCCGCGCCTTCGGCGCCATCCACCCCGCGCCCGACGAGAACGACCCGGCCTACCGCGCGGCGGAGCTGCCCGCCTCGAACGGCGTCGCCACGGCGGAGGGACTCTCCCGCTTCTACGCGTCCCTGATCGGCGAAGTCGACGGCGGCACCCGCCTGTTCACGCCCGACACCATGGAGGCCGCCCGTACCGAGGCGTCCTCGGGCGCCGACCGGGTCCTCGTCGTCCCGACCCGCTTCGGGCTCGGCTACATGCTCCACGGCGTCGCCTCCCCTCTCCTCGGCCCCGGCTCCTTCGGCCACCCCGGGCGGGGCGGCGCGCTCGGCTTCGCGGACCCCGAGTCCGGGATCGCCTTCGGATACGTCACGAACGGTCAGCAGAAGGGCGTCACCGCCGACCCGCGCGCTCAGGCGCTGGTGCGGGCCGTGCGCTCCTCGCTCGCCGGATAG
- the cbiQ gene encoding cobalt ECF transporter T component CbiQ: MGAGHAHKLYRHGHSPVHGLPPHTKLAAVFCFVIVVVSTPREAMWAFALYAVLLAAVAYAARVPAGFLLKRLLIEVPFVAFAVLMPFVAQGERVDVLGMSLSVNGLWGAWNVLAKGTLGVAASVLLASTTELRELLLGLQRLKLPPLLVQIASFMIRYGDVITDEMRRMKIARESRGFEASGVKHWGVLAKSAGALFIRSYERGERVHLAMVSRGYAGSMPVIDDVSASRAQWSYALTLPCAALVVCLLGWML; the protein is encoded by the coding sequence ATGGGTGCGGGACACGCGCACAAGCTCTACCGGCACGGGCACTCGCCCGTGCACGGCCTGCCGCCGCACACCAAGCTCGCCGCCGTCTTCTGCTTCGTGATCGTGGTCGTCTCCACGCCGCGCGAGGCGATGTGGGCGTTCGCCCTGTACGCGGTGCTGCTCGCGGCCGTCGCGTACGCGGCCAGGGTCCCGGCAGGGTTCCTCCTCAAGCGGCTCCTCATCGAGGTCCCCTTCGTCGCCTTCGCCGTCCTCATGCCGTTCGTGGCGCAGGGCGAGCGCGTCGACGTTCTCGGGATGTCCCTCAGCGTCAACGGTCTGTGGGGCGCCTGGAACGTCCTCGCCAAGGGCACCCTCGGCGTCGCCGCGTCCGTCCTGCTCGCCTCCACGACGGAGCTGCGCGAGCTGCTCCTCGGCCTGCAACGGCTCAAGCTGCCGCCGCTCCTCGTCCAGATCGCGTCGTTCATGATCCGCTACGGCGATGTGATCACCGACGAGATGCGCCGTATGAAGATCGCCCGTGAGTCGCGCGGCTTCGAGGCGAGCGGCGTGAAGCACTGGGGCGTCCTCGCCAAGTCCGCGGGCGCCCTCTTCATCCGCTCCTACGAGCGCGGTGAGCGCGTGCATCTGGCCATGGTCAGCCGCGGGTACGCCGGATCGATGCCCGTCATCGACGACGTGAGCGCGTCCCGCGCGCAGTGGTCGTACGCCCTCACCCTCCCCTGTGCCGCCCTTGTCGTCTGTCTGCTGGGATGGATGCTGTGA
- a CDS encoding SDR family NAD(P)-dependent oxidoreductase translates to MRRFEGYGVMVTGAARGIGAATARRFAAEGAQVAVTDVDPQEAEKTVAGIREQGGAARAFTCDVGTRESVEAAVAGAVEGFGRLDVLVNNAYACAPDAALFEDEPDEVWARDLDITLTGAYRCCRAALPHLVASGRGAIVSVGSVNGLQDYGNHAYSAAKAGLGSLTRTLAGHAGPRGVRVNLVAPGTVRTPAWSGRGAALDAVSGLYPLGRVGEPEDIAAAVTFLASPDAAWITGVTLPVDGGLTSTNLGFRAHLQ, encoded by the coding sequence ATGAGGCGCTTCGAGGGGTACGGGGTCATGGTCACCGGCGCGGCGCGCGGCATCGGCGCCGCGACCGCGCGCAGGTTCGCCGCCGAGGGGGCGCAGGTCGCCGTCACCGACGTGGATCCGCAGGAGGCGGAGAAGACGGTCGCCGGAATCCGCGAACAGGGCGGCGCGGCAAGGGCGTTCACCTGCGACGTCGGGACGCGCGAGTCGGTGGAGGCGGCGGTCGCGGGCGCCGTGGAGGGGTTCGGCCGCCTCGACGTGCTCGTCAACAACGCCTACGCGTGCGCCCCGGACGCCGCCCTCTTCGAGGACGAGCCCGACGAGGTGTGGGCCCGCGACCTCGACATCACGCTCACCGGCGCGTACCGCTGCTGCCGCGCCGCGCTGCCGCACCTGGTGGCGTCGGGCCGCGGCGCGATCGTGAGCGTCGGATCCGTCAACGGCCTTCAGGACTACGGCAATCACGCGTACAGCGCCGCGAAGGCGGGACTCGGCTCACTGACCCGCACCCTCGCCGGCCACGCGGGCCCGCGCGGCGTCCGCGTCAACCTCGTCGCTCCGGGCACGGTGCGCACCCCCGCCTGGTCGGGCCGGGGCGCCGCCCTGGACGCCGTCAGCGGCCTCTACCCGCTCGGGCGGGTCGGTGAGCCGGAGGACATCGCGGCGGCCGTGACGTTCCTCGCCTCGCCGGACGCGGCCTGGATCACCGGGGTCACCCTCCCGGTCGACGGCGGTCTGACCTCGACGAACCTGGGATTCCGCGCGCACCTCCAGTAG
- a CDS encoding DMT family transporter — translation MTPMVAAAVLLAAVTHASWNAIAHHITDKLVGFTLISGGGALIGLACAPFVPFPHAAAWPYLLLSALLHVAYYALLMRSFKLGDFGQAYPIARGTAPLVVTVLAAVFAGEIPDGWQAAGVAVSCAGLTGLALWGIRGSGRRPDWAAVGAAVATGVSIAAYTVVDGLGVRASGNSLGYIAWLMMLGCLGVPVYAAWMWRGELTVRLRPFAAVGLLGAALSVSAYGLVLWAQTRADLAPISALRESSIIVGAAIGTVFFKERFGTPRMVAAGLMVAGIGLMLHTAG, via the coding sequence GTGACCCCCATGGTGGCGGCGGCCGTGCTCCTCGCCGCCGTCACGCACGCCAGCTGGAACGCGATCGCCCACCACATCACGGACAAGCTGGTCGGCTTCACGCTGATCTCGGGCGGAGGCGCGCTCATCGGGCTCGCGTGCGCGCCGTTCGTGCCGTTCCCGCATGCCGCGGCCTGGCCGTACCTGCTCCTCTCCGCGCTCCTCCACGTCGCCTACTACGCCCTGCTCATGCGGTCGTTCAAGCTCGGCGACTTCGGCCAGGCGTACCCGATCGCGCGCGGCACGGCGCCGCTCGTGGTGACGGTGCTCGCGGCGGTGTTCGCGGGCGAGATCCCGGACGGCTGGCAGGCGGCGGGCGTCGCGGTCTCGTGCGCGGGCCTGACCGGGCTCGCCCTGTGGGGCATCCGGGGCTCGGGACGCAGGCCCGACTGGGCGGCCGTGGGAGCGGCCGTCGCGACGGGCGTGTCCATCGCCGCGTACACGGTGGTGGACGGCCTCGGCGTGCGGGCCTCAGGGAACTCGCTCGGCTACATCGCGTGGCTGATGATGCTCGGCTGTCTCGGCGTCCCGGTGTACGCGGCCTGGATGTGGCGCGGCGAACTGACCGTCCGTCTGCGGCCGTTCGCGGCGGTCGGACTGCTCGGCGCGGCGCTGTCCGTCTCCGCGTACGGGCTCGTCCTGTGGGCGCAGACCCGGGCGGACCTCGCCCCGATCTCGGCGCTGCGCGAGTCGTCGATCATCGTGGGCGCGGCGATCGGGACGGTGTTCTTCAAGGAACGGTTCGGTACGCCGCGGATGGTGGCTGCGGGGCTGATGGTGGCGGGGATCGGGCTGATGCTGCACACCGCCGGCTGA
- a CDS encoding energy-coupling factor ABC transporter permease, which yields MHVPDGFINAPVSAAAGVVAAGAVAVSLRGARRELDERTAPLAGLVAAFIFAVQMLNFPVAAGTSGHLLGGALAAILVGPCTGVLCVSVVLLMQGVLFADGGLTALGVNITDMAITTTVVAYLVFRGLVKVLPRTRRSITVASFVAALLSVPAAAVVFTLIYAIGGTTDVSIGKVATAMVGVHVLIGIGEAVITALTVGAVVAVRPDLVYGARGLHRPLKLRVAGELVDAPDTVPAPVAARGSHRKVWITGLVTSLVLAGFVSFYASADPDGLEKVAHDKGIDKTTEKHASDGSPLAGYGVKDVGDARLSGGLAGVIGVGVTVVAGSGIFWALRRRRTADASPSRLTETV from the coding sequence ATGCATGTCCCCGACGGATTCATCAACGCCCCCGTCTCGGCGGCCGCGGGTGTCGTCGCCGCGGGCGCCGTGGCCGTCAGCCTCCGGGGTGCCCGGCGCGAGCTCGACGAGCGCACGGCCCCCCTCGCGGGCCTCGTCGCCGCGTTCATCTTCGCCGTGCAGATGCTGAACTTCCCGGTCGCGGCAGGCACCAGCGGCCACCTCCTCGGCGGCGCGCTGGCCGCGATACTCGTCGGCCCCTGTACCGGCGTCCTGTGCGTGTCCGTGGTGCTCCTGATGCAGGGCGTGCTCTTCGCCGACGGCGGTCTGACCGCGCTCGGCGTGAACATCACCGACATGGCGATCACCACGACCGTCGTCGCCTACCTCGTCTTCCGCGGCCTGGTGAAGGTGCTGCCCCGCACGCGCCGCTCCATCACCGTCGCCTCCTTCGTCGCGGCGCTCCTGTCCGTACCGGCCGCGGCCGTGGTCTTCACCCTGATCTACGCGATCGGCGGCACCACCGACGTCTCGATCGGCAAGGTCGCCACCGCCATGGTCGGCGTGCACGTCCTCATCGGCATCGGCGAGGCCGTCATCACCGCGCTGACCGTCGGCGCCGTCGTCGCCGTCCGCCCCGACCTCGTGTACGGCGCCCGCGGCCTGCACCGGCCGCTCAAGCTCCGCGTGGCCGGCGAACTCGTCGACGCCCCGGACACCGTGCCCGCGCCGGTCGCCGCCCGCGGCTCCCACCGCAAGGTCTGGATCACCGGCCTCGTCACCTCCCTCGTCCTCGCCGGCTTCGTCTCCTTCTACGCCTCCGCCGACCCGGACGGCCTGGAGAAGGTCGCCCACGACAAGGGCATCGACAAGACGACCGAGAAGCACGCCTCCGACGGCTCCCCGCTCGCCGGGTACGGCGTCAAGGACGTCGGCGACGCCCGGCTCTCCGGCGGCCTCGCCGGCGTGATCGGCGTCGGCGTCACCGTCGTCGCCGGCAGCGGCATCTTCTGGGCGCTGCGCAGGCGCCGCACCGCGGACGCCTCCCCGAGCCGGCTCACGGAGACCGTCTGA
- a CDS encoding MMPL family transporter: MATFLYKLGKLAFRRRHFVALIWVALLTLAGVGAASAPTAASSSFSIPGTEAQKAFDLLDQRFPGSSADGATARVVFQAPDGEKITSAANKAEVTKTVADLKSGSKEVAAAADPFVAKTVSKDGTIAYSSVSYKVSSMELTDTDRDALQKTVDEARDSGLTVEVGGDALQAMPETGATEIIGVAIAAVVLVITFGSLVAAGLPLLTALIGVGIGVSSITALANALDLGTTTSTLAMMIGLAVGIDYALFIVSRFRAELAEGRDREEAAGRAVGTAGSAVVFAGLTVVIALVGLAVVNIPMLTKMGIAAAGTVAIAVLIALTLIPALLGYAGKRVNGRKARKVLAAEEKPEPKTNMGTRWARFVLRRPVAVLLTAVVGLGVMAVPVSSLELGLPDDGVQPTDTTQRKAYDLLSDGFGPGFNGPLVAVVDVKHSQDPKDAVARVSKDIAATDGVKTVTPPAFNQAGDTATITVVPSSKPSSTQTEDVVHTIRDKGADIKADTRAEVLVTGTTAMNIDVSQKLNDALVPYLALVVGLAFLLLMVVFRSVLVPLKAALGFLLSVVAALGAVVAVYQWGWLGSLFGVEQTGPIMSMMPIFMVGVVFGLAMDYEVFLVTRMREAYVHGERPAQAIVTGFRHGARVVTAAAVIMIAVFAGFIGSSEQMVKMIGFGLAIAVFFDAFLVRMTIVPAVLALLGKRAWWLPKWLDRILPNVDVEGEGLKTASGGDDSAQEGRELTRV; encoded by the coding sequence GTGGCCACGTTCCTCTACAAACTCGGCAAGCTCGCCTTCCGCAGACGGCACTTCGTCGCCCTGATCTGGGTGGCGCTGCTCACCCTCGCGGGGGTGGGCGCCGCCTCCGCGCCCACGGCGGCCTCCAGTTCCTTCTCCATTCCGGGCACGGAGGCCCAGAAGGCCTTCGACCTGCTCGACCAGCGCTTCCCGGGCTCCAGTGCCGACGGCGCCACCGCGCGCGTCGTCTTCCAGGCGCCCGACGGCGAGAAGATCACGTCCGCGGCCAACAAGGCCGAGGTCACCAAGACCGTCGCGGACCTCAAGTCGGGCTCGAAGGAGGTCGCCGCGGCGGCCGACCCGTTCGTCGCGAAGACCGTCAGCAAGGACGGCACGATCGCGTACTCCTCGGTCTCCTACAAGGTCTCCTCGATGGAGCTGACGGACACCGACCGGGACGCGCTCCAGAAGACCGTCGACGAGGCGCGCGACTCCGGGCTGACCGTCGAGGTCGGCGGTGACGCGCTCCAAGCCATGCCGGAGACCGGGGCCACCGAGATCATCGGTGTGGCGATCGCCGCCGTCGTCCTCGTGATCACCTTCGGCTCGCTCGTCGCGGCCGGACTTCCGCTGCTGACCGCCCTGATCGGCGTGGGCATCGGCGTCTCGTCGATCACCGCGCTGGCCAACGCGCTCGACCTGGGCACCACCACCTCGACGCTGGCCATGATGATCGGCCTCGCGGTCGGCATCGACTACGCGCTGTTCATCGTCTCCCGCTTCCGCGCCGAGCTGGCCGAGGGCCGCGACCGCGAGGAGGCGGCCGGACGGGCCGTCGGCACCGCGGGGTCCGCCGTGGTCTTCGCCGGTCTGACCGTCGTCATCGCACTCGTCGGGCTCGCCGTCGTCAACATCCCGATGCTGACGAAGATGGGCATCGCGGCCGCGGGCACCGTCGCCATCGCCGTCCTCATCGCGCTCACCCTCATCCCGGCGCTGCTCGGCTACGCCGGCAAGCGGGTCAACGGCCGCAAGGCCCGTAAGGTCCTGGCCGCCGAGGAGAAGCCCGAGCCGAAGACGAACATGGGCACGCGCTGGGCGCGCTTCGTGCTGCGCCGGCCGGTGGCCGTGCTGCTCACCGCGGTGGTCGGGCTCGGCGTGATGGCCGTGCCGGTGTCCTCGCTGGAGCTGGGCCTGCCCGACGACGGGGTCCAGCCCACGGACACCACGCAGCGCAAGGCGTACGACCTGCTCTCCGACGGCTTCGGGCCCGGCTTCAACGGTCCGCTGGTGGCGGTCGTCGACGTGAAGCACTCGCAGGACCCGAAGGACGCGGTCGCCCGCGTCTCCAAGGACATCGCGGCGACCGACGGCGTCAAGACGGTCACCCCGCCCGCGTTCAACCAGGCCGGTGACACGGCGACGATCACCGTCGTGCCGTCGTCCAAGCCCAGCTCCACGCAGACCGAGGACGTCGTCCACACGATCCGCGACAAGGGTGCGGACATCAAGGCGGACACCCGCGCCGAGGTCCTCGTCACCGGCACCACCGCCATGAACATCGATGTGTCCCAGAAGCTGAACGACGCGCTCGTGCCGTACCTGGCGCTCGTCGTCGGCCTGGCGTTCCTGCTCCTGATGGTGGTCTTCCGGTCGGTCCTGGTCCCGCTGAAGGCGGCGCTCGGCTTCCTGCTCTCGGTGGTCGCCGCGCTCGGCGCCGTCGTCGCGGTCTACCAGTGGGGCTGGCTCGGCTCGCTGTTCGGCGTGGAGCAGACCGGGCCGATCATGTCGATGATGCCGATCTTCATGGTGGGTGTGGTCTTCGGCCTCGCGATGGACTACGAGGTCTTCCTCGTGACCCGCATGCGGGAGGCGTACGTCCATGGGGAGCGGCCCGCGCAGGCCATCGTCACCGGCTTCCGGCACGGGGCCCGGGTGGTCACGGCCGCGGCCGTCATCATGATCGCCGTGTTCGCGGGCTTCATCGGCTCCAGCGAGCAGATGGTCAAGATGATCGGCTTCGGGCTCGCGATCGCGGTCTTCTTCGACGCGTTCCTGGTGCGCATGACGATCGTGCCGGCCGTGCTCGCGCTGCTCGGCAAGCGCGCGTGGTGGCTGCCGAAGTGGCTCGACCGGATCCTGCCGAACGTGGACGTCGAGGGCGAAGGCCTGAAGACGGCCTCCGGCGGCGACGACTCCGCGCAGGAGGGCAGGGAACTGACCCGCGTGTGA